A stretch of the Lactuca sativa cultivar Salinas chromosome 9, Lsat_Salinas_v11, whole genome shotgun sequence genome encodes the following:
- the LOC111896777 gene encoding ubiquitin carboxyl-terminal hydrolase 17, which yields MLVGRDLGLPNLVVLVAVFVIFPVIGFVIRRKLQHAAARNEEIKKLLILASEEAARAEIEATEGYFFTTNTHTSIPSPDSAWVPAPESAWVPAPESAWVPAPESAWVPPKTSVPIVSSLKPPYQCAVCFSPTSTRCAKCKAVRYCSGRCQIVHWRQGHRDECKPYVAVKPTKDVSDNSINKEDDKDSNNHSPNANLHEDSHQPETNSFFQSASESSTSESSTFSTPTRSSTETFSVSSLDSDNFVSVKSDISPSRKSTDSNKINQTKFNLSNEDTTSSDFWSGPIHSKKSTIDHELDGFETSGYNNVKGVTVNPTDNPTPNGFGTKKSTNETSSSNEILTTRSPLKISPSVEHSTDKESKAFSSMQIPEKSKSKSNSNDVFNNKSFTSPAFKSSKASATHLTSSTTTNRLVSQTTKPVVVHDEKNRVATATATANSSESETVRSGLKTSMLKVVDQFKPSKLTRQCSPRAESETAHRYNCKGLFSYEMFVKLYNWKQVELRPFGLVNCGNSCYANAVLQCLTYTPPLNAYLLQGLHSKTCNKREWCFTCEFEALILKSKGGNSPLSPIRILENIGSNLGHGKEEDAHEFLRYAIDTLQSACLKEAGIKSSNSLEEETTLIGLTFGGYLRSKIKCMKCGGKSERHERMMDLTVEIEGDIATLEEALDKFTCTEVLDGENKYKCSRCKSYEKAKKKLTLLEAPNVLTIALKRFQSGKFGKLNKPIHFPEILDMAPYVSGTSDKSPVYRLYGVVVHVDIMNAAFSGHYVCYVKNIQNRWFKIDDSRVKEVDLQSVLMKGAYLLLYARCSPRAPRIIRSLISRHNTDPKKHKITTTFTKEPWDMRNNPPIRHRTLEEESSSSSDSSGIFSESCSCSTESSNRDSTSIEDHINPWEWEHEYNINNKSDVDTSSSSSSSSSSPSPLYSRKLPGVLYDENVWGRSSNSCRETNFDRLGGRPTLRRSTTHGRSEK from the exons ATGCTTGTTGGAAGGGATCTAGGGCTCCCAAACCTGGTGGTCCTGGTAGCGGTATTCGTGATTTTTCCGGTGATCGGCTTTGTTATCCGCAGAAAATTGCAACACGCGGCGGCGAGGAACGAAGAGATTAAGAAGCTTCTGATTTTGGCATCGGAAGAGGCAGCTAGGGCTGAGATTGAGGCTACAGAGGGATACTTTTTCACCACCAACACTCATACTTCGATTCCGTCCCCGGATTCAGCCTGGGTACCGGCTCCGGAATCGGCCTGGGTACCGGCTCCGGAATCGGCCTGGGTACCAGCTCCGGAATCGGCCTGGGTACCGCCTAAAACATCGGTTCCAATCGTGTCATCGTTGAAGCCGCCATATCAATGTGCTGTTTGCTTCTCTCCCACCAGCACGCGCTGCGCCAAGTGCAAAGCTGTTCGTTACTG CTCTGGGAGATGCCAAATTGTTCACTGGAGACAAGGTCACAGGGATGAATGCAAACCTTATGTAGCTGTGAAACCTACAAAAGATGTGTCAGACAACTCGATTAACAAAGAAGATGATAAAGATTCCAATAACCACTCACCAAATGCAAATCTTCATGAAGATTCACATCAACCTGAAACCAATTCTTTCTTCCAATCAGCATCTGAATCATCAACTTCTGAATCTTCTACTTTCTCTACCCCTACCAGATCATCCACTGAAACCTTTTCAGTCAGTTCATTGGATTCTGATAACTTTGTTTCAGTAAAATCAGATATCAGTCCTTCAAGAAAATCTACCGATTCAAACAAAATCAATCAGACCAAATTCAACCTCAGCAATGAAGATACAACCTCATCTGATTTTTGGAGTGGCCCAATCCATTCCAAGAAATCCACCATTGATCATGAACTTGATGGGTTTGAAACATCTGGTTATAATAATGTGAAAGGTGTCACTGTGAATCCAACAGATAACCCCACTCCAAATGGCTTTGGTACTAAAAAGTCAACCAATGAAACCTCTTCATCAAATGAAATATTAACTACAAGATCACCATTAAAGATATCTCCATCTGTTGAGCATTCAACAGATAAAGAGTCTAAAGCATTTAGTAGCATGCAGATTCCtgagaagtcaaagtcaaagtcaaactcaaatgATGTATTCAACAACAAGAGCTTTACTTCACCTGCATTCAAATCATCCAAAGCTTCTGCTACTCATTTAACATCATCCACCACAACCAACAGACTTGTATCTCAAACGACAAAGCCTGTAGTGGTTCATGATGAGAAAAATAGGGTTGCTACTGCTACTGCTACTGCTAATTCATCTGAAAGTGAAACTGTTCGAAGTGGATTGAAGACATCAATGTTGAAAGTTGTTGACCAGTTTAAGCCCTCTAAGTTGACTCGCCAATGTTCCCCAAGGGCAGAAAGTGAAACTGCACATAGATACAATTGCAAG GGTCTCTTCTCGTATGAAATGTTTGTCAAGCTTTACAACTGGAAACAAGTTGAATTGCGCCCTTTTGGCCTCGTAAATTGTGGAAACAG CTGTTATGCTAATGCTGTGCTCCAGTGTTTGACATACACACCACCATTAAATGCGTATCTTCTTCAAGGACTCCATTCGAAAAcat GTAATAAGAGAGAGTGGTGCTTCACATGTGAGTTTGAAGCCCTAATTTTGAAGTCAAAAGGCGGGAATTCTCCACTTTCTCCTATTCGCATTCTAGAAAACATCGGAAGCAATCTTGGCCATGGGAAAGAAGAAGATGCACATGAATTTTTAAG GTATGCTATTGATACTTTGCAATCCGCATGTCTTAAGGAAGCTGGAATAAAATCTTCCAACTCCTTAGAAGAAGAAACAACTCTAATCGGACTTACATTTGGTGGTTATCTAAGATCTAAG ATAAAGTGCATGAAATGTGGTGGAAAATCAGAGCGACATGAGCGGATGATGGATCTAACCGTTGAAATCGAAGGTGATATAGCAACTCTTGAAGAGGCTTTGGATAAATTTACATgcactgaagtacttgatggtGAAAACAAGTACAAATGCAGCAG GTGTAAATCCTATGAGAAAGCCAAAAAGAAATTGACATTGTTGGAGGCGCCAAACGTGCTTACCATTGCATTAAAGCGGTTTcag TCTGGTAAATTTGGAAAGCTGAACAAACCAATTCACTTCCCGGAGATTTTAGACATGGCTCCATATGTGAGTGGGACAAGTGACAAGTCACCAGTTTACAGGCTTTATGGAGTTGTGGTTCATGTGGACATAATGAACGCTGCTTTTTCTGGTCATTATGTCTGTTATGTTAAAAACATTCAGAATCGTTGGTTTAAAATTGATGACTCCCgg GTAAAAGAGGTTGATCTTCAGAGTGTATTGATGAAAGGAGCGTATTTGCTTCTCTATGCGAG ATGCTCTCCACGAGCTCCACGGATAATCCGAAGCTTAATATCCCGCCACAACACGGATCCGAAAAAACACAAAATTACAACAACATTCACAAAGGAGCCATGGGACATGAGAAATAATCCTCCGATACGCCACCGCACACTAGAAGAAGAATCATCCTCATCAAGCGACAGTTCCGGAATCTTCTCCGAGTCATGCTCTTGCAGCACCGAAAGCAGCAACCGTGATTCAACCAGTATCGAAGACCACATTAATCCCTGGGAATGGGAACACGAATACAACATCAACAACAAATCAGATGTCGACacgtcatcatcatcgtcatcatcatcttcCTCCCCTTCACCATTGTACTCACGGAAGCTTCCGGGAGTTTTGTACGATGAAAATGTCTGGGGTAGGAGTAGTAATAGTTGTAGGGAGACTAATTTCGATAGATTAGGTGGGCGGCCGACTTTGAGAAGATCAACAACTCACGGAAGATCAGAAAAATGA
- the LOC111896779 gene encoding uncharacterized protein LOC111896779 → MKLNPTKCTFRVEEGQFLGYYVTMQGIQPSPTKVDDFIETPAPGTLRDVQGLNGKLTTLSRFISKSADKAMPLFHTLKGCIEKSNFQWTNEAEVALHKIKEALPKLPTLGTTRARTQLPHPRKVSPGTHLRGTVTEAIFSSTSDRGANKLPIKQILLKPETSGWLEKWAIELGEHDKSYRPRTSIKGQALANFLLEIPDEGGSVKEKVWTVEGAPTDSNSWTLYTDGASSREGSRERLILTSPEGEDVTYALHFDFHMSNNKAEYEALLAGLRLAKQMGAKAVTALTDSRLAANQVNGSFEVRDQRMGRYVKMVKQLVESFRQFTIKQIPSSENKRADALSKLASTCFDHLSKKVLVEVLREKSIDEQQVNALTTIGPTWMTPFREYLQRGVLPDDHSEARKIRIKAPSYALINGELYRKGFTAPWLKCVDQAKWREILQEAHAGQVGAHEGARALTGKVLRMGVYWPTIQQDALDVAKKCGECQSYTPVQANPPVPLHNISSPWPFYQWGIDIVGPFSKAPGRLKYMVVAIDYFTKWIEAEPLACILGRHMIKFVWKNIMTRFGTPKVLISDNDL, encoded by the exons ATGAAGCTGAACCCAACCAAATGCACGTTTAGGGTGGAAGAAGGGCAGTTCTTGGGGTATTATGTCACCATGCAGGGTATCCAGCCCAGCCCGACCAAGGTGGACGATTTCATCGAAACGCCAGCCCCAGGCACCCTCAGAGACGTGCAGGGCCTAAATGGGAAGCTTACAACTCTGAGCAGGTTCATCTCGAAATCCGCTGACAAGGCCATGCCATTGTTCCACACGCTGAAAGGCTGCATCGAGAAGAGCAACTTCCAGTGGACGAACGAAGCAGAAGTAGCGCTCCATAAAATCAAGGAAGCACTACCCAAGTTACCCACGCTG GGCACTACAAGGGCCAGAACTCAACTACCCCACCCTAGAAAAGTTAGTCCTGGCACTCATCTACGCGGCACGGTGACTGAGGCGATATTTTCAAGCACATCAGATCGAGGTGCTAACAAACTGCCCATCAAACAAATACTGCTTAAGCCGGAGACGTCGGGCTGGTTGGAGAAATGGGCAATTGAATTGGGAGAACATGACAAAAGTTACCGCCCAAGGACAAGTATTAAGGGACAAGCATTGGCCAATTTCCTACTAGAAATTCCAGATGAGGGGGGCTCGGTTAAGGAAAAAGTGTGGACAGTTGAAGGAGCCCCGACCGACAGTAATTCGTGGACACTATATACGGACGGAGCATCCAGCAGGGAAGGCTCAAGGGAGAGGCTAATCTTGACCAGCCCAGAGGGGGAAGATGTGACTTACGCCCTCCATTTTGATTTTCATATGTCAAACAACAAAGCAGAGTACGAAGCTCTGCTTGCAGGATTGCGCCTAGCCAAGCAAATGGGTGCGAAGGCTGTAACGGCCCTGACTGACTCAAGGCTAGCAGCGAACCAGGTCAATGGAAGTTTCGAGGTGAGAGATCAGAGAATGGGAAGGTATGTGAAGATGGTGAAACAACTGGTCGAATCGTTTAGGCAGTTCACAATTAAGCAGATACCTAGCAGCGAAAATAAGAGGGCGGATGCCTTAAGCAAATTGGCATCTACATGCTTCGACCACCTATCGAAGAAAGTCTTGGTAGAGGTACTCCGAGAAAAAAGTATAGACGAGCAGCAGGTGAATGCCCTAACGACCATCGGGCCCACGTGGATGACACCATTCAGGGAATACCTACAAAGGGGGGTGTTACCGGACGATCACAGCGAGGCCAGGAAGATACGTATAAAAGCGCCCTCATACGCATTGATAAATGGAGAATTATACAGGAAAGGGTTCACAGCGCCATGGCTGAAGTGTGTAGACCAAGCCAAATGGAGAGAGATACTACAGGAAGCACACGCAGGCCAGGTGGGTGCACACGAGGGAGCACGGGCCTTAACAGGAAAAGTACTGCGAATGGGTGTATACTGGCCCACAATACAGCAAGATGCGTTAGATGTGGCCAAGAAATGTGGGGAATGCCAGTCTTACACCCCAGTCCAAGCAAACCCCCCGGTACCATTGCATAACATATCTAGCCCATGGCCGTTTTACCAATGGGGCATAGACATAGTGGGCCCATTCTCGAAAGCACCAGGGAGGCTGAAATACATGGTGGTGGCTATAGATTATTTCACAAAATGGATCGAAGCGGAGCCGTTAGCGTGCATATTAGGGagacatatgataaagtttgTATGGAAGAATATTATGACAAGGTTTGGGACGCCTAAAGTACTCATCAGTGACAACGACCTATAG